The Ptiloglossa arizonensis isolate GNS036 chromosome 9, iyPtiAriz1_principal, whole genome shotgun sequence nucleotide sequence tacagggaaatatttttaaattatttataaacgtgTCATATATAATGTGTGTTCATAGTGTAATAATGTCgtatatatatagaatataagaggccaatgaaattttctttatttacagTATAGATAAAGTACCCAAAGTTACATCTCCCGTTTTAGTCATTCATGGAACTGAGGATGAAGTAATAAATTTCAGTCATGGTTTGGCAATTTATGAAAGGTGTCCAAGAGCAGTGGAACCACTATGGGTCGAGGTATATAATTCTGTTTATAATTCTATTTGGAAAAGAGGAGAAATCTTGTGAACAGGTACAAATCATATTTTCAGGGTGCCGGTCACAATAACGTAgagttattcgatcaatatttggAACGACTGAAGCAATTTGTGAGCGTAGAATTGGTAAACTGACGGCGACTAAGCCTCTCCCAGAGTCAGGGGGGGCAAGGTGGAGGGCATACACATGTGAGCAGTCAAGGACGCACGACTTCTAATAATTCAAATACAATCAGCTCCATTTCAACAAGCTCACAGACTGAGAAGCTTGTCTAGCAGTCGCCTCCCACAGGGGAGAAGGCACCAGTCCTCCCCTGTGACGAAGAATCATCTTTCGCTTCTATAGACGATGTATTCTTCCATGACCAACAGACAGTTAGTAACTTGGAAATTCACTGTAAAGATTCTTTAAAGGAAACATGTTCCGATGATGACGACTCGTGTTTAGATAATAGTTCGAGAAAAGCAATTCAACAGGATGAGAAAAATGCGAAGCATAAAGAAACAACTACGAATGTGCAAGATAAGAAACATAATAAAACGATATTGGAGAGTACACCTGTTCgtcacaatttttgtttaaatcatATTGGTCAAGTTGCGAAGAAACATATTTCTTTGCctaagaatttgaaaaatccaTTTAGTAAAAGTCAAAAGAATATTGTCCACAGgactttgaaaaattcatttggACAAAGTCATAAGAAAAGTAATATTCAGGTATCACACACAACTTTGGTTGACATACAGGTCGAAGACTGCCAGCAACATACGATTGCAGAAAAATCAATTTCGTCATTTTCAAATACCTCTAGTGATAATACAAAAGATATTTCggattgtaaaaatattcatacacaGCTTAAAACAGAGAAGAAGTCTCCTACAAACCAGTTTAAGTATAATAGTATAGAATCTGCACCGGAATCACAGTGTAGTAAAAACAATAAACAGTATTGTTGTACTAAAACTTCAACTAGAGAAATAATTGCAAAAGGTAAAAGACCCGGAGAATACGAAACACAGGCTAGTAATGAGAAATCTACGGAGtctgtgaaaaagtttttgtggGGTAGTAAGagtaataaatttacaaataaaagtTTTGAAAAGTTAAACAAAGATCAAGGGAGGAACGATTCTACCGAAAAGAAATCAAAgactaaaaatattatttgcagTCCTTTGAAAAAATTTGGTCGGTCATCTTTGACAATCGAACCAgataaaattatgataaatttaCCAAAGTGTTCTCCCTGTGCTTGTAGATTGGCTGCAAGCTCAAAAATTTTGTCATACGACACTAGTATACTATCTCGACTTACTATAAATCGAGAGAGtcctatacacgttgtacgtttgagagCTCCGTCGCATGTAGACGTACGGACAGAGATTAATTTGAAGTCTTCAGAAAGGACGTTAATGCAAgctaatttatttacaaatacacAACAGTTTCAAAAGACACAATATGCGCCGCGAAGTAAAAGCGTCGGTGAGCTGTGCAACATTACCGATAAGTGAAGTTACTCCGAGTTGTTCGCTAATCGGAAGAATAGTACTGTCTTTGGAAGAAGTTGGATCTCAAATATCATCGACTGAGGGCTCAAGAAGTAATCCAAAACTTGAGGGAAGATTACCGAATACTCTGATTCAATTAAAAAAGCGACAAAGAGACCAAGTGTTAATAACTGAATAACACAAATTCCATATGTCTCGCAAGTTGCAGTTCCACTGTTCTTCCACACATCTGTCTTCAAAGAAATCACAGATTTATACGCACGACACATATTCGGGCTGTAACAGTGCTAGTGAGATTGTGCACATAAACACACGTATGacacatttataaaatttactatATTTCTAGAACTATGAGATAATATATCTGTGCATACTAAATATTCTTACTATACATGCACACACTGGTGCATGCGTGTGTATGTGTAAACCGTTTCTACAGCGTAGACTGTGGAACGTTGTTACGACAAAATATgtcgagtattattatttttattatcatccTCCGTAAGATTAAGGAGATGAATGGCTTTCATACATTGAAACATTTTCTGCCACCATAAATGCTGCAATCGACTGTAGCGAGTATGTGGCATGAAAATTCCTCGCTGAACCTATACAACTTAAATttcgatataattttatataattatttgttattaaaaaaaGTCAAGCAGTTTCGTAAGAGCTCCAGTGGTCATTTGTCTTACTATGACATTATGCATttaaacttgttttttttttttataagaaaaGTAACGTAGCTACTAATAGATTTGTTTATGAATGTGAGATGTATGAAGTGTATCGTGTGTTTTTTATGGTTCATCTTTAGAAATTAGGTTCAGCGGTGAAACAAATGTTACGTGAATTCGCatgtttttataaatgaatcgctGTCACTGTGACCAGTGTATATGATAGCTGtacgaataacaaaaacattTGTTTTTATATTGACCCACAGCAAGGGCCTGTGCAGCGAGCAATGGAAATCTTCCAAGGTAGCAAAGAATTTAGGATAGCGATAAAAGTTAATGGATAGCGTTAAGGAAATGTGTAAGCATGAAACGTCCTAGAAGACGCTACGTTTTACCGAGAGTGAATAAAATGAAGATCGTGTAAACAACAATAAGAATGCAAATAGATAGGGACAATATTACTGCCAAACTTGATTATGAATTAGTTTATTTCTAAAGGCGTGAATCGTTTGGAGGACCTTGTCTATAGGTATGTTTCTTGTTAGTATTTTTATATCTCAATAATGTAAATACAAtgcaattaaataatttttcttttattagtatATGTATAATGTATGCGACAACGTGAAACGACCGTGCGGAGCCAATGGAATGAATCGGCGCTAGTACATGTATGTATTCCTGTAGAAATTTGTTTGATTTTGCAGTAAATATTGCGAACGTTTCTATCCCGTCCTCGTTGTTTTTAATACATTGCTATATATAATTGTGACTGTTGTATGAATGAACGGAAAGTGAATATAGAGTTACGAAATACTTGATAAGGACTAATCTAATTCAATCTTGTTTTAGATAAGTAGCAATTTCTACGAATTCGCCAGTGAGTTTAGTATTTGTGATTACTATTCTCTTGCATTTTTATACTGCCCACGTGTATCATTTTCATTAGTTGTACCATGTAATCATTGCTTTGACGTTTCATTTTAGAACATGTCGCGTGTATAAATACCAAATACCTATCGTATTCACTTTCCcctagtattaattatttaaactattctATGGCGTAGAACGATACGAATACAAACGAGTCCGATACTTCTCTTCCATTGGCCTTCACGTAGCCGCTATTAATCGATCGTTATCGATTACGATTCTAATATCTATTTCGTAACCTGTGaacaaaaacaaatttataCCGTTGTTTGACAAATGTCCAGTTTTATAGACGATAGATATTTCGAGGAGCTGTTTTATCGGTATTTAATAAAGCGACAGGGTGGTGCAATGAAAGCTCACAGCTCGACAAAAGAGCCTGCGATTCGTCGTTCATAAAACTGggtaaaaaaatatcttttgtACAGTATATTTGGATGCGTATGTGTCCCCTCTTTCTTCTACTTTCTTTCTCAGTGTTCATGTCGtactttctctctatctctctctatttctctcgctCGTTTCTTTAACTGTTTTTTACTCTCCTATTCTGCCTCTCATGCGCGTAAAGTAATCGACCGGTTCTGAAGAGCACTTTCGTCTTTCATGATTGCATCGCGCCATTGAAATGGTTACTCGGTGGTCTTTTGGGTACCGCGAATCATGGTACGCTGGTATTCATAACTGTACATAATAGCGTGTAAGTGAAGTATTAGAAATAATGTACTCAGTGTTCTGTTCGGTCGTATCTAATTTACTTACGGGAGAAGATGGGTCAAAGAGATGGGAGGGAAGAGACATCAATGTCACCGATTACGACGATCCCTAATACGATCATTAGTGTCACACGCATTACGGAATGACCAATGCGAAATGAATTAGTCGGTTAGCTCTTTCATAAATAAGAATAATGTAGATCATTGCAAAATTATTAgaggaaaaggaagaaagagaagaaagacgAGTATCGATCATCCTTGAATGAAACACCGAAATTATCGTTTATTTAGcgcgtaaaaatataaatagacaAATGACGTTATTTCTTATAAGAACTATGTAGAACGCGTAGTCCGAAACAACGCTGGCCATCCGATTAGGGTTATTTTAGAGTTTTATACTCCGATCGCACATGACTTGAGCGTACTGCATTGCAAAGTACTTTACTGATTTTACGATGTCGAaatatgtaacgtataattattatgtaaattacACATTTGAACTCACCATTGTTCACCGCAGCTTGTTTTGTCATCGGACCTCGCATTGTCTCGTGTCATTTGTCGAATAAACCAACTCGTGCAGGAAACGTCGTCCCCCTTATTTAAGTCATCGATTGTCGTACACGTTCGTAATTGTAGAAATCGTATTTAAAGAATGCAGCCGCTCATTGTCATTCTTTTTCTAAAAGTCGAAATTCAGTGTCTATTCGTTATCttgtgggtttttttttttaaatatttttttaattttttttttttttctctctataaATTCTGTTAGTACCCTACATTGCAAATTGGTATCTGTAATTAATGCTATTGAAAtaacaatgttaataaaattCTATAGAAATGACAGTAAATCGTGTTCTATGAATTGACTTTTGTAATCCGATCCATTTGCGTCCTTAAATCATTTCTCCTTTGTTGTATCGCGACGTGAAATTTTGTCAACGGCTGTACCACGCAGAAATCCACGGTTCCTGCTTGATCACCGAAGTTAAGCTGCGCCCTGGCCACGGTCAGTGCTTTAGATGGGTGACCATCCAACAAGATTTATCGTAAGAGTGGTTCCAGAACCTCCGCCCCACCTCTAAAACTTTGGGTCTCCGGCTAATGGCCAATTAGTAATCGATGCCCGTTTAACATCGAGCAAAGGCACGTGAAATGTGTTCACGGATACATATGAAAGGTTTAACAGCGAGCCGAttgaaaaacaatgaaaaacatTTCGATTTGTACGGGCGACaattgcgtaaaaaaaaaaaaaattaacagtgACTCTCCGCCACGACTGCCATTTTGAAAGATATCGTTCGATCATTGTATCACGTTAATCTATCTCGTAGCTGTTCGTTTACAGAATATTTCGGAGAAATATTTCGTTACGGGTCTTGAAACTTATTTCAATATCGTGTGATTTTTGAGATACGAGATTGAGACCCGAATAAAGTGCACTGTAATTTTTTGTAACCTTTTTATAATATATcacgaataaaagaaatattatgctCAACAATAATTCACTCGATTTTCCTCGTCCGGATTATTCCCAGATTTTCGTTAACGAAACCAAGTCTCTTCGCCTTGATTATGACTTTTCGTGCGATTCGAAAACGAAGCAAATGTTGCGCGAGAACATTATTTTTTCCGTTTAGCGCAACGTATAGAAAATAAAACATGTCTCGAAGTAAAGGAAATTTTCGTACGAATTAAACGAGTCCGATAATCGTGAAGTTGATCCGCGTAAAGAATCTGGAGTTAATTGAACGTAACGTTTACTCttcaaagtataaaaatatgCGACTCGAGCTACTTTTGTAACCACAGATCGGCATTTGTATACTTTTTCATCGTGTTCGTTGATATTGTTGAATTACCATTCAGTCGTACGCGTGTGCGCGACGCggcataaaaaaaaaggaaaaaaaacccGCTCGTCTAACTTAGGCCTTAGGCAATggcaaacgaacgaacgtgaCGAAAAGTAATTCGTTAAACACGCCGCTTGAGCACGTTTAACGAATATATTGGGTAACAGTATTCGGTGCCACGTATATTTCAGACTTCGTTTGGCTAGTGTCGGTTGACGGGGGCAGCACGTCCCCAAGTGTGGTTTTTAGTTTCAGATAGGGTGAAACGGTTGCTCCTGCAATTAGTTTAAGTCGTCGGCGATTGTTAGGCAGACGCATAATTCCGCCGACGGCGTCGAACAACGATAATGCAGCACGCATTGATCGCAGATATCTTGTCTCGAAGGTCAATGCGTTTCTACGATGAAGGAGaaggaaatgctcgagaacTACGAGCTGGTTCGCTGGACTTGGCTCAGCACCTTCGCAGCTCACCTGCGTTGAAACCTGATGCCGACGATAAAAATGAGAACAGGTTACGCGGCAGCTCGAGCACTAACGGCTGCACTATACCTCGAAGCAGCGCGCTAAGCTACTTCGAGGAAGaagcaaaattttatgccaCTGCTCGCGTATTAAGGATTAAAATCTATCCACGATTTTCATCCACGATCGTTTCCGTCGTGGTTGACCGTCTCCTTTCGTGCCTGGGATGGCCAATGTGAAAAAACAGACGACCCGCGTCGAATCGTAGCGTTCAGGAAGTGTAGGCTCCGTCTAACTACTGGTCGGTTCGTTCTAACTGTACCGAAGTGTGTGTAGTTGAATCAGAAAAATGAATGGCTGAGAAGATTGATTCAGATCGCGTGGTGTTAAACCGCCGTAACCGAAACTGTTTACAGTTATTGCACAAAACGATCTCGCGGAACATCGATAACGGGATGCCGATGGAAAagtgaatttaaataaaaacaatCTTCAAAATTGCGACTAATACGGTAACCTTTACCAATGACCGTTGCTGTGAGGCTACAATAGCGGCCAGTGGTAAAACTGGGAAATCGGATTTCGAAAATGTAGATATACGCGTACGTGAAACCGAAATAACACAGGGTTAGAACCGAGAGTTGAATGTACTTTGAAATATCGAGTaacgtcttttctttttttttctttcgcgcgtaagcaatttttgtttacgagaaattgaataattttatttcgattaagAGGCGTTTCAATTTTCAGCGTCGCTCGACGTTTCAATTTATTAGGTGTAAACGCACGAACTGTGCTTTGTAAAAGCGGAGAAGCacgttttttaaattactttatcAGCACCTTCGACATTCTGCCACGCCCTTGGCGTATAGCGTCACGCAGTCTGCTGAACAATTGTACTCCATATCACATGCTGCCGCCGTGTCCACTAGCGAGCCTATGTGTTGCACACGTACGTAGGCGTCCAACGCATTGCagtataatttaaagaaaaggaTACTTCAACGCTTCGACCGATCATTGTATCTACACGCGAGATCGAATCTCCTTCTCAGCGTGGAAAGTATCCGAAAAGGTTCGTTTACGATTTTAGCCGCGTGTGAAATTAAGAATTCACGTGGATACGTGTGAACGGTTGTCGATGTTTAACGAGAGCAAGTAGGTGTTAAAAATGTTTTATCGTAGAAGCAAACGATTGTCGTGAAAGCGGTTATCTTTACAAGGGTAAATAAAACGGTTACATACCTATAGTGAATTGCGTGCGCGAGGAGTACAAGTAgtgcaagaaaaagaaaatttgtcgcTCGAGCTTCTTTCTTTCCGGACTCGGTCACGACGCTTGTTTCGGATAAGCCGTTGTTAATGAAAGGAACGCGATCAAAGGTTCGCACGTTGCGACTAGATTTGTGTACGAACGGGTGATCGAAGAAGGTGTTTGATCGAAACACGTACTGTTGCGCGCAGCGTAGGTATCGAAGAATCGTCGAAGGCTGAAGAAGGGACCGAAGAATGGTCGGAAAGGACAGCGAGGTGGGGAGAGTGGTTGACTGTGGAACGACGGAGGGGATCGCGGGCGAATAAGTGGGGTACAGCGGGAAATAGAGCCGGTAGTGGCGGCAGTTGCGTCTCGAGCAGCGCGCGTGTTGTCTCGTTCCGTCCTTGTGCGTGTAGCTTCTCGCGATAGCTACCGAGGCTTTTACGTGCCGACGaaactcgtttcttttttttgttttgtgccGCGATTCGCGCCCACGCGACATCCCAAGGGAAACCGTAATAACGTGGGACGTCCTATAAACAGGGCAGTGGATTCGGTGGTGTTTTTAGTGTTACTTTTCTGTGttaacgttcgtttcttttacaAGACTAGTTTCTTGTCGCGTAGGTTTTACCAGGAAGAAGTTTTTGGTAAACATCCATTGGGAATTTTTTGTGTGTTACTTCTTCACGCGGTGGATTGTTGATTCTGGTCGTTGTACACATCTGTACCGATCCAGTCTACAGTTTTTGGTAAGTCACGCTTTTTGATTTCGGAGCAGTTTCCTTCAATTTTTCTCTACGCTCGTTTTGGACAATGGTCGAGGTTTTTTTGAAAAACGCCATTGAATCGTGGGTCGTTAGCGCGAAGTGCCGTTGATAGAAGACCCTAAGAGGCGGCAGGGTCTTCTATCACTGTTTCGGAGTTTACGAACGTTAACTGTCTGTCAGCCGGTAGGGAAGAAGTGTCGTGAATACGAACCGTTGTCTACCGCAATTAAGAATGCTACTAGCGTGTAACAGTCGCACGGCGTTTGGCACGAAGTGCAATAACGGTCGGTTTATTCTCGTTCGTACGTCTGGATACCCTTTGTTGTAAATAGTAAATACACGTGTGCAGCAACGACGCCAACGTCGCTGTGGTGTGTCGCCTCTGGTGCGCGTCACAGAAAACTAACGCCGAGAATTCGTGCGCTTTTCCAACGGgatctttctttttcgtttcttttcgcatTTCGATTAGcattagaattttattcgatcgaaacaaaAACACGCGCGAACACACGGAGAAATGTGATTTATACCTAAACGAACTATTCGAAGCAAGTTCGCGATTCTCCCGAAACACGACAAGGTTCGTGCAAACAACGTGTTGTTTTCGTTCAAAGTTGTGTTCCCGCTCCGAAATGCGTGTTCGAATGTTATCAGGTATGTAAACAAACAGGTGAACGGTTGTAAATCGCAAGGACCATAACGTCGTGTGTATTCGTATCGCGAAAAATGGGCTCGAGATTAACCAAGTCCGTCCTTTTAACGCGCGAATAAGTTTTGTTTGGTTATATTCGAGCAtcgttttttttccatcgtGCGCCATGATGCATCGTATTCGGGGGTAATATTTCCGCAGCAACGTACCATTTAGTTACATGTGTATGTGCACGTCGGCGAGTCGTAGTAGTGCTTAACGAGGCAAATTCTTCCCGAACGATTCTACCGTGACATGTCgaaggagaaaaaaatgaaaaataaagcgCACGGCCgcgcgtacgtgtacgtgtgtgtgtgcgcgacGGAAGTTTAGAAAGTCGTGGCGAGTCGTATACACGGTGACCGGCTACCCAGCCATTCTTTACGCTCGGAACCGGTTTGGAGCTTTTCGCCCGAGGGGCCCCACGACTCGAACGTAACGACGCGTGGTGGCCGACCACGGTAAGTTTGTGCTCGTGGTGTGCCTCTATCACGTTGAAAGAAAACGTTCCAAATATTATTGTGATCGTCGATCGCAAGATGTCTCTTAATACACATCGAGTTACGAAAGTACCACACGGAACGAAATCGTAGCGCACATTACAAACACCACGCCGAATgacgaacgatcgcgttcgttCTTATCTGACAAAATCCGACACTCTGCATAAAGaagttaataaattttaatagaaattaattgtACGCGATACGGAACGCAACGAGGCAACGGTGTAAACGATaattgggtgtaagaaacgtttgttcTAGTTAACGCTTTCGCAACTGCAGAGTTATAGGTTAGAATAACATTTTGACGAACTTGTGGCTTCTACGTATTGTAGCGGGACCCGTGAAACTAACTTTTAATTAACGCACGTATAATCGTTTTTAACGTTGCTTTCATTAAGCCGGAAGACTCGCGCAAAAGAATCACGGCTtcaacaattttcatttctttttttaaactaaCTTCAGAgacgaattattttgttcgaaaggaacaaaaatttAATCTAACCGAGTCACgtcattggaaaatttaattacggtCATCTTTTCGCAATGTTAATGGTTCCTTTCGTTTTACGACATGTAAAATAGGTTTAAGTACAAGCAGCATGAACTTGTATTTATCTAATTGTATTACAAAGATACTGGTCAACGATAAAATCTACAAAGTCGACATTTAACCTAAATTTAACCTATTTAATTCAAAAATATCTCAATACGAGGAATGTGTACCATGACTCGTGGTAAACGAGGGAAAATAtctgatttgttttttttttcatttacaatagccACTACAGAAATTAAACATCGTGCAATACTGGAAAGAAAGACGTTAAGatactttaaataaatattatgaatttCCTCGACTTTGTATTTAAGTTTGAAATCTGTAAAGTCGTAACAAGATAACAGCtaatatcgttaaaaatttagaaTTATTCATCCAAACGTTTTCGTTAAACGTTTCACGATTATTGCTTACGCTGTGAGATTTTTTTATTCTCTATTCAATATTTTGAAATCATTGGCGTAACTCTAATAAATACCACCCTGTTCCCTAAATTTTTCACCGTAAGAATCGATCGAATGCTTTCGTGACCCATTGTAGTTCCGGCGTCCAATTTTTCCTTTTCTATAAGTGACACTATGCAAAGTGAGATTTGATTTACATTCGACATTTTTAACGGAATCTAATAAAAGTTCAGCGACTGGCAGTCTCCATCGCGTGATTCAGAATTGTCCGTAACAAAACGTATATCGATCGCTACCATGACGTCTATTACTCGGAGTAGTACCTATTGTTCATAATAagcgaattattttcttttgtaatgGCTCGAGTGATCCGAAGGTCGATACTCGCGCGGCTCGCTCGAACTGCTTATTGAAATTTAACAAGGTTCGTTTGGAGCGCTCGTCAAATGTTTTTAACTGTATAATATTGCAACATTCTTTCTTAAATGAAAATTGATGTTCAATTAATGGCTTCCGATTGAATAAAAGTTCTCTCGGTGCTGTATATATTAGCATTTTATTACGCGTGGCTCACTTTGATAGAAGTTTAGCACAAAAGAAGTGTACTCCCTTTGAGAGGTTGAAAATCCGAAATTAATTTATACGCGTGTCTTTCGTCGATGAGCAGATGCTATTAAACGCGTGATTTGATATTATTATCACGCGACGGCGGGAACAATAATACACGTAAATGTACACTCCGTCGTGGAACGAATTTTAGTTTCAATTTGATTCGCGAGGAACAGTTTTTCGACCTTGCACCGTAGGGAAGAGAATGCCGCTAGAAGTGGACACGGAACTTGTATCGAGAAGAGTAAAGTGTGTCGTGTTTGTTGAAGAAATATGTACAGTAACCTTTCACGCGCTTTCGACAAACATTTACGGGCCTCTTGCAcgggagaaaatgaaaaaagatgCATTTATGGAAAATCCGCGTAACAATATGTACATATTCGACCTATTCATAAAAAGAGAAAGTAGTGATATATTGTTCGCCGCGACGCTCGCAGACGCGGATAAATACATCCAAGGTTAATACCCGCGTTTTCAcaatgttttctatttttttttttttttttttaatttttttcactattattataattttcagcAAACCGTACGCTCCCCCAAACGATGTTTTTCACGAATTATGTCAGTTATAATTACAACGTTTCCATAATTTGCATATTATTTcgacataaatatttataaagatgATAATTAGTCAACGCGATAACGCCATCACGTTCTAAAATACGTCCCGATCGCGGCGCGTGTTTACGTAAATAATAAACACGTTACATATACGCGAATGTCGCGTACGATCACCTTAATCGCTGGTCGAAATCGAATTTTCCACGTGGTACTCGCCTTAACTCGAAGAATGAACGTAACTCGGTTTATTTTGATCGTATCGTGATTCGATCTGAATTCGCATTGAAGTTTTTCCACTCGTATCCATGCATAATGTATGCTGGCGATTATTCAGGATCCTCTGCATGCTCGACAATCTTAATCGTGGAGTGCAAAGTTGGCGTTATTCCATTCTGGTCATTTGTCACGAGCAGGAGTTGATACCGGTAGCGCGAATAGACGATTCATGTAAATCCGAGAACCGAGCGGTTTTCATATTATTCTAATTGGCAAACTTTGACTTCTACTTGAAATTTATGAACCTTCTTCTTGCCTCGGCGCACATATATCTGGAACCCTGTGTACAGTGATGATTCATCGCGTACCGTTTTCTTATACTTCCATTAATTGAACACGGcctgttaaatattaaaatcggtGGCATTTTACAGACTGTCGGTCTTCCGAGTTGGTTATCCATAAACCGATCCACGATTTTATTCGGTCTTAAATTATTAGCGTGCGCGGAAGGTTACAAAAGTGAACGAATAAACGCGGAACAGCGAACAATCTATCACCGATTCATTCATGTAATttgatattgaaatttaaactcATTTACAGCAAGTTTCTACAAATTACAGGTGTAACGTGTAATtggatagtattttttttatctctaATCGAAtaggattttttttttacacgaataattagagTACAAAGTATCTCGTGAAGTATTGTTtcaggaaagtcatttcatcgcAGGAAGTAGTAAATATTCGTTTTGGTGTTTTGGAATGTAAACTACTGGCAATAAAATGGAgtattagttcgcgagataatcgAACAAACTCTGTGAAAATAAATGATTCGATATTAATAGTTACATACCTTTGTCACCTCGTTCGGTTGTCTCGAATTTGCGGTATTTTTTTCTATCGTGGGTTTGTTTAAACGAGCAAAGTACATTCACGGTATTTTGTATCAGTTGATAcctcgaacgagcgaacgaaggtCAGTTGTTCGAATACTGATTCGGAATGACTTAATAATGCTACGAAATAGATAAAAGAAGCCCGTGAAAAGATGTTTAGAATGCGTTACTAATGTTTGTTATGCGAGAGAAAGATAATCCTCGTTAAGTCGTTCAACTTTCTCCTCGAAAAATTGTCCTTGTATTCGCTTAAATGAATAGGTCACAGCTAACGTAGTATACGACCGATTATGCATACTACCAAGTAATCCTAAATTCAGAATGCACATTCTGTGTAAAGCATCCTTAAAGGAATGTACATAATCGGCGCTGAAATCAATATTATTCGCGTAGGTATCGACGGAGGAAATAATACGGTTAATTCCATTAATTGGATCACGAGACCCATACCTAGTTTATAATTAAGATAGTTTCAGATACCTTCGTAAGTGTCTTGGCGACAAATAGAAATTAACAAGTTCAAATAGAGATGTACAGCT carries:
- the LOC143151411 gene encoding uncharacterized protein LOC143151411, yielding SPPTGEKAPVLPCDEESSFASIDDVFFHDQQTVSNLEIHCKDSLKETCSDDDDSCLDNSSRKAIQQDEKNAKHKETTTNVQDKKHNKTILESTPVRHNFCLNHIGQVAKKHISLPKNLKNPFSKSQKNIVHRTLKNSFGQSHKKSNIQVSHTTLVDIQVEDCQQHTIAEKSISSFSNTSSDNTKDISDCKNIHTQLKTEKKSPTNQFKYNSIESAPESQCSKNNKQYCCTKTSTREIIAKGKRPGEYETQASNEKSTESVKKFLWGSKSNKFTNKSFEKLNKDQGRNDSTEKKSKTKNIICSPLKKFGRSSLTIEPDKIMINLPKCSPCACRLAASSKILSYDTSILSRLTINRESPIHVVRLRAPSHVDVRTEINLKSSERTLMQANLFTNTQQFQKTQYAPRSKSVGELCNITDK